Proteins from a single region of Eremothecium gossypii ATCC 10895 chromosome VI, complete sequence:
- the SVF1 gene encoding Svf1p (Syntenic homolog of Saccharomyces cerevisiae YDR346C (SVF1)) codes for MLKWIQGGISSVTGIAEPEYGPEFIHSATERVRGKQPFHETSRQDLAWRNISSTHVETATFYFTQIQTGMAGFAQIIYSKIGGLPRTAQFTFRLHHASRPELGTWTSTKLENFRVEGANFYADNLSLELDSTATSYTLQSSVTADSVVDITFKRLTPGVKVGEDPTTYYGDNTKEPWGTMRHVFWPRNSVNGTVVVHGEMITLKNDYSVMILALQGMKPHHAAKAWNFLNFHSETHSVLLMEFTTPKSYANTKVSIGILCDKDSVLSVTIDNEVEHVKPKTDEVGWPVPKALSMKFTGIPSSVPDKEVASAEKLSARVDIELKNLVERVDVMAEIPAFVKNIVSGVVGTKPYIYQYANEALLTYAGSEYKGFAWSEVTFISEFEN; via the coding sequence ATGCTTAAGTGGATACAAGGAGGAATCTCCTCGGTTACGGGGATTGCCGAGCCTGAATACGGCCCGGAGTTCATCCACAGCGCTACTGAGCGGGTGCGTGGAAAGCAGCCGTTTCATGAGACCAGCCGTCAGGATTTGGCGTGGCGCAACATCAGTTCTACTCATGTTGAAACTGCGACGTTTTACTTCACGCAGATACAGACTGGAATGGCGGGGTTTGCGCAGATCATCTACTCCAAGATCGGTGGACTGCCACGGACCGCCCAGTTCACTTTCAGGCTACACCATGCCAGCCGCCCAGAGCTTGGCACATGGACTTCTACGAAGCTAGAAAATTTTCGTGTTGAGGGCGCTAACTTCTACGCCGACAACTTGTCGCTAGAGCTAGATTCCACTGCTACGTCCTATACCTTGCAGTCGTCTGTTACGGCTGACAGCGTGGTAGACATCACGTTCAAGCGGCTGACGCCGGGTGTGAAGGTTGGTGAAGATCCAACCACTTACTACGGAGATAACACTAAAGAACCATGGGGAACTATGCGTCACGTGTTCTGGCCGAGAAATTCTGTCAACGGTACCGTGGTGGTACATGGCGAAATGATTACTCTCAAGAATGACTATTCTGTGATGATCCTTGCTCTACAGGGGATGAAGCCACACCACGCAGCCAAGGCCTGGAATTTCCTCAACTTCCATTCGGAGACACACTCTGTATTGCTGATGGAGTTCACTACTCCAAAATCTTATGCCAACACGAAGGTGTCTATAGGTATCCTATGTGACAAAGACAGTGTCCTCTCTGTCACGATAGACAATGAGGTGGAGCATGTGAAGCCAAAAACCGATGAAGTTGGATGGCCGGTTCCAAAGGCACTCTCCATGAAATTCACCGGTATCCCCAGTTCCGTGCCGGACAAGGAGGTTGCCTCTGCGGAGAAACTCTCCGCGCGCGTGGATATTGAGCTTAAAAATCTAGTCGAGCGGGTTGATGTCATGGCTGAGATCCCTGCTTTTGTGAAGAATATCGTGAGTGGCGTTGTCGGGACCAAGCCCTACATATACCAATATGCGAATGAAGCGTTGTTGACGTATGCCGGTTCTGAGTACAAGGGCTTTGCTTGGTCGGAGGTGACCTTCATTTCCGAGTTCGAAAACTGA
- a CDS encoding sugar porter family MFS transporter (Syntenic homolog of Saccharomyces cerevisiae YHR096C (HXT5) and YDR342C (HXT7)): MTVSEGMTPSKSELSGDGSNSHPIESKKDIVSVISTETKPFSAYIFACLCCFMVAFGGFIFGWDTGTISGFVKQTDFIARFGQLSPSGEYELSDDRTGLIVSIFNIGCAVGGIFLSKIGDAYGRKIGLATVTAVYVIGIVIQISASDKWYQYFVGRIISGLGVGGIAVLSPMLISETSPKHLRGSLVSCYQLMITAGIFLGYCTNYGTKTNYTDSRQWRIPLGLGFAWALLMIGGMAFVPESPRYLVEAENLPKARMSIARANKVAEDHPIVEHELNTLQTAIELEKLAGKARIVDLFNVKKKIFQRLIIGIFIQSLQQLIGNNYFFYYGTTIFNAVGMDDPFVTSIVLGIVNFGSTFFSLYTVDKFGRRKCLIWGAFAMAICMAIFASVGVTKLWPNGEDQPSSKPAGNVMIVFTCIYIFFFATTWAPIAYVIISEIYPLRVKARAMALATAANWIWGFLIAFFTPRITSAIKFCYGYVFMGCLIFAFFYIFFFVPETKGLTLEDVDEMWQEGVVPWGSESWLPRSDREVAHDA, encoded by the coding sequence ATGACCGTTTCTGAAGGTATGACGCCGTCTAAAAGCGAGCTCTCGGGAGATGGTTCGAATTCGCATCCCATTGAGAGCAAGAAAGATATTGTATCGGTAATCTCGACAGAGACAAAGCCATTTTCAGCTTATATCTTTGCGTGCTTATGCTGCTTCATGGTTGCATTCGGTGGCTTTATTTTTGGATGGGATACCGGTACGATTTCTGGCTTCGTCAAACAAACAGATTTCATAGCGCGTTTTGGCCAGCTGAGCCCGAGTGGAGAGTATGAACTCAGTGATGACAGGACTGGATTGATTGTCTCGATCTTTAACATTGGTTGTGCTGTTGGTGGTATATTCTTATCCAAGATTGGTGATGCCTATGGGCGTAAAATCGGTCTTGCGACTGTGACGGCAGTTTATGTCATCGGGATAGTTATCCAAATCAGCGCAAGTGACAAGTGGTACCAATATTTCGTTGGTAGAATCATTTCAGGTTTAGGTGTGGGTGGTATTGCCGTTCTTTCGCCCATGTTGATCTCTGAGACCTCCCCAAAGCACTTGAGAGGCTCTCTTGTGTCATGTTACCAACTTATGATTACCGCGGGTATCTTTCTCGGATACTGCACGAATTATGGAACAAAAACCAATTACACTGACTCCAGACAATGGAGAATTCCATTGGGGTTGGGTTTTGCCTGGGCTCTCCTAATGATTGGAGGCATGGCCTTCGTTCCGGAGTCCCCACGTTACTTGGTGGAGGCCGAAAACCTACCCAAGGCCCGGATGTCTATTGCGAGGGCCAACAAGGTTGCAGAAGACCACCCTATCGTCGAGCATGAGCTAAATACTTTGCAGACTGCAATCGAGCTTGAAAAGCTAGCGGGTAAGGCTCGGATCGTTGACCTGTTTAACGTTAAAAAGAAGATTTTCCAACGGTTGATTATTGGTATTTTTATCCAGTCTTTGCAGCAACTTATTGGTAACAACTATTTCTTCTACTACGGGACCACCATATTTAACGCTGTCGGAATGGACGATCCGTTCGTCACGTCGATTGTGCTGGGTATCGTGAACTTTGGCTCAACCTTTTTCTCTCTGTACACCGTTGACAAATTTGGCAGAAGAAAGTGTTTGATATGGGGCGCCTTTGCCATGGCTATTTGTATGGCAATTTTTGCTTCCGTTGGCGTCACGAAGTTGTGGCCAAATGGCGAGGATCAACCATCCTCCAAGCCAGCAGGTAACGTTATGATTGTCTTCACCTGCATTTAcatcttcttcttcgccACCACCTGGGCTCCGATTGCCTATGTTATCATTTCCGAGATATACCCACTTAGAGTGAAGGCTAGAGCTATGGCGCTTGCAACAGCTGCAAACTGGATATGGGGTTTCTTGATTGCCTTCTTTACCCCACGAATCACCAGTGCCATCAAGTTTTGCTACGGCTACGTCTTTATGGGCTGTCTGATCTTCGCTTTCTTCTAcatcttcttcttcgtccCAGAAACGAAGGGCCTGACATTGGAGGATGTCGACGAGATGTGGCAAGAGGGTGTGGTGCCGTGGGGGTCCGAGAGCTGGCTACCTCGTAGCGACAGGGAAGTTGCCCACGACGCCTAA
- a CDS encoding sugar porter family MFS transporter (Syntenic homolog of Saccharomyces cerevisiae YHR094C (HXT1)), with translation MSAAIAQPDNRSVMSTHSSTASNKPSKEENKESGLVEIPVKPASAYITVSLLCILVAFGGFIFGWDTGTISGFVNQSDYKNRFGELNESGDYYLSDNRTGLIVAIFNIGCAVGGIFLSKFADMYGRRIGLMIVTLVYVIGIVVQISSTDKWYQYCIGRVISGLGVGGIAVLSPMLISETSPKHLRGMLVSCYQLMITAGIFVGYCANYGTKAKYEDSKQWRIPLGLSFAWAILMIGGMVLVPESPRYLVEVNKYEDAKRSLARSNKVPVDDPSIQAEFDNIHAGIELERMAGSASWGELFSTKSKILQRVIMGVMIQSLQQLTGNNYFFYYGTTIFKSVGLEDSFQTSIILGAVNFGSTFVAVWAVGKFGRRRLMLAGAAAMTVCMVIFASIGVTKLWPNGEDQPSSKPAGNVMIVFTCIYIFCFATTWAPIPFVIVSETFPLRVKAKGMAIATAANWIWGFLIAFFTPKITNAIKFNYGYVFMGCLIFAFFYMFFFVPETKGLTLEEVEEMWQEGVVPWKSESWTPSYKRNAYETEEVKPEKTWA, from the coding sequence ATGTCTGCAGCAATTGCACAACCTGACAACCGCTCCGTGATGAGCACACATTCGTCTACAGCATCGAACAAGCCTTCGAAAGAAGAGAACAAGGAGTCTGGCCTAGTTGAGATCCCAGTGAAGCCTGCCTCCGCCTATATTACGGTGTCTTTGTTGTGTATCCTAGTTGCATTTGGTGGTTTCATCTTTGGATGGGATACAGGTACGATTTCTGGTTTCGTGAACCAGTCCGATTACAAGAATCGCTTTGGTGAATTGAATGAGAGTGGTGACTACTACCTATCTGACAACAGAACTGGCCTGATTGTGGCTATCTTCAACATTGGTTGTGCCGTTGGTGGTATTTTCTTGTCTAAGTTTGCTGATATGTACGGCCGTCGTATCGGGTTGATGATTGTTACCCTAGTCTACGTTATTGGTATCGTTGTCCAGATAAGTTCCACCGACAAATGGTACCAATACTGTATTGGCAGAGTCATCTCTGGTCTAGGTGTTGGTGGTATTGCTGTTTTGTCGCCAATGTTGATCTCCGAGACCTCTCCAAAGCACTTGAGAGGCATGTTGGTTTCTTGCTATCAATTGATGATTACTGCTGGTATCTTTGTCGGTTACTGCGCCAACTACGGTACAAAAGCCAAATATGAAGACTCGAAGCAATGGAGAATCCCATTGGGTCTTTCTTTTGCGTGGGCTATCCTTATGATCGGAGGTATGGTCCTCGTTCCAGAGTCTCCTCGTTACTTGGTCGAGGTCAACAAATATGAGGATGCTAAGAGATCTCTAGCCAGATCCAACAAGGTTCCTGTGGACGACCCATCGATCCAAGCTGAGTTTGACAACATCCATGCTGGTATTGAGTTGGAGAGAATGGCAGGTTCCGCTTCTTGGGGTGAGCTATTCTCTACTAAGAGCAAGATTCTACAGCGTGTTATTATGGGTGTTATGATCCAATCTCTACAGCAGCTAACTGGTAACAACTACTTCTTCTACTACGGTACTACTATTTTCAAGTCTGTCGGTTTGGAGGATTCTTTCCAGACCTCGATCATCTTGGGTGCTGTGAACTTCGGTTCCACCTTTGTTGCTGTCTGGGCTGTCGGTAAATTTGGCAGAAGACGGCTGATGCTAGCCGGTGCCGCGGCTATGACTGTCTGTATGGTGATCTTCGCTTCTATTGGTGTGACTAAGTTGTGGCCTAACGGGGAGGACCAGCCTTCATCTAAGCCAGCTGGTAACGTCATGATCGTCTTCACCTGTATCTACATTTTCTGCTTCGCGACTACCTGGGCACCAATTCCGTTCGTCATCGTTTCGGAGACTTTCCCATTGAGAGTCAAGGCCAAGGGTATGGCTATTGCCACAGCCGCGAACTGGATCTGGGGTTTCTTGATCGCCTTCTTCACTCCTAAGATCACCAACGCCATCAAGTTCAACTACGGCTACGTGTTCATGGGCTGCTTGATCTTCGCCTTCTTCTACATGTTCTTCTTTGTCCCAGAGACAAAGGGTTTGACTTTGGAAGAGGTCGAGGAGATGTGGCAGGAGGGTGTCGTCCCATGGAAGTCCGAGTCCTGGACTCCTTCCTACAAGAGAAATGCTTACGAGACTGAGGAGGTGAAGCCAGAGAAGACCTGGGCTTAA